The Ralstonia pseudosolanacearum genome includes the window TTGTCTGCGGGGAAGAAGGTGTCCGCAATGGCCTTGGCGTAGTAGCCGTAGACCATGAAGTCGTACATTTCCAGGAAGTTACCGCTGACCACCCGGAAGATGGAACGGGCCTTGGATTCGTTGGGGTTGTGGGTATGCATGGATGTCTCACTCAACAGCTTGGGGTACAACAGTCGGGCGGGCCGCCAGTGCAGCGCGGACCGCCTCGTAGAAAGTTGTGATGTGGTATGGCGTGCTGGAGGGCATATCGGCGCGCAGGCAGTGGCCTGCTGCGTCGATCACCTCATGCCAGCCACGCTCATGCAGGAAGCGCGCAGACCACAGCGACAGCGTGCTGGCCAGCAGCGTGCCGTGGGTTTCGCTGCACAGCGACAGCGCGCGACCATATTCGGTTTGTGCCCAGATGCGCTGGCTGGCGTCGCGCATGCCGCCATCCAGTTCCAGCGACAGGCAGACGCCCTGGGTCTCGGCGGCCACGCCCCGGCGGCAGGCGGTGTCGACCGCGCGGCCCAGCGTGTCGGCCAACTGCCGGCCGGCCTCGGAGCGCGTGAACACGTCGGCGTGCGCGCGCACCAGGTAGAACCATTCGAACTGGTGGCCGGGTTCGATGCGGTTGTCCGTGTCGGCCCGGTCGATCGGCAGTTCGGTGATGCAGCCGGTACGCGCATCGACGAAGCGCGCGGCCATGCCTTCGGCCAGTGTGTGCACGCCGGCCTCGGCCCAGGCGGGCGCATCGGGCAGGGCGGCCGCGGCCAGGTAGGCTTCGGTCAGGTGCATCACCGGGTTCTGTTCGACGCCGGCCAGCGGCGCGGCGAAGGCCGCGTCCATGGCGGCCACCGGCAGCGGCATGGCGCCCTCGCGCACAAAGCGGCGGGAGACGACGTCGTGCGCCTCTTCCATCAGCGCGGCGGCGCGCGGATCGTCGCTCACGGCCAGCCAGTGCGCGGCGGCGAACAGCACGAAGGCGTGCGTGTACAGGTCTTTGGTGGTGTCGTGCGGCGCTAGCGCGCTGTCGATGGCGAACAGCCAGCCGCCGTGGATCGTGTCGCGGAAGCGCGTGTCCAGCGCATGGCACAGCGCCGCGGCGCGCTCGGCGCAGACCGCGGCATGCCGCTTGGACAGCACGCTCGCGCGGGCGAACGTGTACAGCTGCCGGGCGCACGCCATGGCGCGGTAGCGCGACGTGGTGGCCGGCACCAGGCGGTCGCCCTCGGCGACCAGCGCCTCGTAGCACAGACCGGCCTGCGCGTTCCAGCCCGGACCGAGCCACATCGGCAGCAGGACATCGTCGTAATGGCGGTCGAATGCCTCCAGCGCGGCAGCCGCGTCGGGCAGTTCGATGGTGCCAGGTAGGACGGACGTCGAGAACGATGGAAGCATGTGCGCCGGGACTGCCGGGACTGTGATGGCGAAAGCCGGCAATACAGCGCCGGCGGGCCTAGATTGTGCGCCAACTGGCAGGGGGATGCTACGCGGCCAAAATTCAATAACCGACTCCAACCCAGGGTTGTGGGTCGATTGAAAGCAAACATCCGGATCCTTGCTGGGCGCGGGTTTGTGCGAACATGCGTCATCGCCATGACGGCTTTCCGCCACGCCCCATGCACCGCCGCGATCTTCTGAAACAGTTGGCCGCCGGATTTCTGGCTCTGGCGCCAGGGTTAACACCTACCACTGCATCGGCCATGTCGCCGGCATCCGCCGCGACGGAACCCTTCGACGAAGCCTGGCTGCGCCGGCGCGCGCGGGCCCTGGCGGCAGGGCCCTACCGCAAGCGCAACACGGCATTGCCGCCACCGCTGGCCGCGCTCGGATGGGATGCCTACCAATCGATCGGCGCGCGTGCCGACCATGCCCTGTGGGCCGGGCAGTCCCTGCCGTTCGACGCAAGGTTCTTTCATCTGGGCCTGTTTTTCAAGTCGCCGGTGCGCATGCACGAGGTGGTCGACGGCCAGTCGCGCGTCATCGCCTACGACCCGGCCATGTTCGACTACGGCAAGAGCGGGCTGGACCATGCCGCGCTGCCCGCGGACCTCGGCTTCGCCGGCTTCCGCCTGACCACGCGCGCCGACCCGACGCGCGACGTCGCCGCCTTCCTCGGCGCGAGCTATTTCCGCGCGGTGGGCGGGCAGTGGCAGTACGGCATGTCCGCGCGCGGGCTGGCGATCGACACCGGTCTGCGGCGGGCCGAGGAGTTTCCCGATTTCACCGAATTCTGGCTGGTGCGCCCGGCGCCGGACGCCGACACGCTGCGCGTCTACGCGCTGCTCGATGCCCCCAGTGTGGCCGGCGCCTACCGCTTCGACATCCGCCCCGGCGACACGCTGGTGATGGACGTGCAGGCCACGCTGTTCGTGCGCAAGCCGATCGAGCGGCTCGGCATCGCGCCGCTGACCAGCATGTTCCTGTACGGCGAGAACGACCGCACCGACCGCGCGGGGGATCGCCGCAGCGCGGCCCGCCGCTGGCGCGCTTCCGACTGGCGCCCGGAGATCCACGATTCCGACGGGCTGGCCATCTGGCGCGGCTCGGGCGAATGGATCTGGCGGCCGCTGGCCAACCCGCCCGCGCTGCGCAGCCAGCGCTTCGCCGACGATGGCCCGCGCGGCTTCGGCCTGCTGCAGCGCGACCGCAACCCGGACCACTATCAGGACGACGGCGTGTTCTACGAAAAGCGCCCCAGCGTCTGGGTCGAGCCCGCGCACGGCTGGGGCGAGGGCGCGGTGGAGCTGGTCGAGCTGTCCGCCGCCGACGAGACCTTCGACAACATCGTCGCCTTCTGGCGGCCGGCCGTGGCGCCGCAGACCGGCCAGGAGCTGGCCTTCGGCTACCGGCTGAGCTGGGGCGCCCAGCCCCCGGTGGCGCCGCCGCTGGCGCGCGTGGTGGCCACGCGCACCGGCATCGGCGGCATCGTCGGGCAGCCGCGCAGGCATTTCTCGTGGCGCTTCGTGATCGATTTCGCCGGTGGTGAACTGGGCCGGCCCGGCCGCGCCGCCGTCGAGCCCGTCATCCGCGTCTCGCGCGGGCGCGTGGAGATTGTCTCGGCCCGGCCGCTGGCCAGCATCGACGGCGTGCGCGCGATGTTCGACCTGGTGCCGGATGCGGGCAACGCCCCCATCGAACTGCAACTGACGCTGCAATCCGGCGACCGGCCGCTGTCGGAGACCTGGGCGTACCAGTGGACGCCGCCGGCGGATCGGGCTGTGTAGGCCCCCTGGATATACAATGAGAAAATTGTTTATCTGACCCGTCCGGGAGGGGCGCCATGCAAGTCTCGAAATGGGGCAACAGCCTCGCCATCCGGCTGCCGGCGGCCGTTGTGGAGGCGCTTCAACTGCACGAAGGCGACGACGTCGAGGTGGTGATCGCGGGCGAGCGCTCGTTTGGCGTCCGCCGCAAGCGTTCCGCGCGCGAGCTGTTCGACCGGATCCACCAATATCGCGGCAAGCTGCCCGCCGATTTCATCTTCGAGCGCGACCAGGCCAATGCCCGCGACTGAGGCATTCTTCGACAGCAATGTCGTGCTGTACCTGCTGTCGGCCGACGCCGCCAAGGCCGATACGGCGGAAACGCTGCTGATGACAGGCGGTGTCGTCAGCGTACAGGTGCTGAACGAAACGACGCACGTGATGCGCCGCAAGCTCGCCATGCCGTGGCACGCGATCGAAACGGTGCAGGAAGCCGTGCGTGCGCAATGCCGGATCGAGCCGCTGACGCTCGAAACCCATGAGCTCGGACGGCGTCTCGCAGAACGCTACGGACTGTCGGTCTATGACGCACTGATCGTCGCGGCCGCATTGCTTGCCGGCTGCAACGTGCTGTATTCCGAGGACATGCAGCACGGCCTGGTGGTCGAGCAGCATCTGCGCATCGTCAATCCTTTTTCGGCACGGGCATGAACTGCGCCGCCATCGCCGCCCACCCCTCGGGCCCGAGCCGTTCCATCGTCGCGATATTGCGTTCGTAGATGTCCGCCGCGTCCGGCACGGCCGCCGCGGCGCGGGCGATGCTGTCTTCGCGCAGCAGGTGCAGGATCGGCGCCGGCGCGCGGTTGGTGGCGTTGGCGATGTCGTCCGGATCGGCATCGGCGAAGACGAAGTCCGGGTGGAAGCTCGCCAGCTGCAGCTCGCCCTCGAAGCCCGCGCGGGCGAGCTGGGCCTCGGCGCGTTCGGTGAGCGAGTGGAAATCGAAGAAGTCGGCCAGCGCCGGGACGATCAGCAGCGTCGTGTCGATCTCGGCGGCGGGCGTGGCGCGCAGGATGTCCGCTTCGGCGCGCAGGTGGTCGAGCACGTCGCCGTCCATCGTGGCGCGGCTGACGACGTAGCGTACCTGCTGCTTCACATGCACGGCCTTGGCGAACGGGCACAGGTTCAGGCCGATCACCGCGTCTTCCAGCCAGCGCTGCACGTTGCCGACGAGTTCGGCGGCCGCATCGGTGGACAGATTCAGGGCATCGGCCGGCGGGTCGAGCAGGGTCAGGGCAGGTGAGGTCATGGCGGGCATCAGCGGCGAGCGCCGAGTGTAGCCGATGCCGCCAGGCTGGCCGTCAGTGGCCGTGCGTGGTCGGCAGCCGTACCTGCGCCACCGCCATCTCCCATTGCGCCATGCGGTGCTGCGCTTCGTCGCGGCTGATGACCGGGTGGAACGTGCGCGAGGCGCGCCATTGCCGCGCGACCTCGTCCTCGCTCCGGTAGAAGCCGGTGGCGATGCCGGCCAGGTAGGCCGCGCCCAGCGCCGTGGTCTCGATGATCTCCGGGCGCACCACCGGAATGCCGAGCAGGTCGGCCTGGAACTGCAGCAGCAGGTTGTTGGCCGAGGCGCCGCCGTCCACGCGCAGCTCCGTGATGGCCGAGACCGCGTCGCGCGTCATCGCCTGCAGCAGCGCGGTGCTCTGGAACGCGATCGACTCCAGCGCCGCCCGCGCGATATGGCCGATGGTCGTGCCGCGCGACAGCCCGACGATCGCGCCCTGCGCGGTCGGGTCCCAGTACGGCGCCCCCAGTCCGGTGAACGAGGGCACGAACACCACGCCGCCCGAATCCGGCACCGAGGCCGCGAGCCCCTCCACGTCGGCCGAGCGCTGGATCGCGCGCAGCCCGTCGCGCAGCCACTGCACCACCGCGCCGCCGACGAACACGCTGCCTTCCAGCGCATAGCTGCGCTGGCTGCCGCGCTGGCAGGCCGCTGTGCTGATCAGCCCGTTGCGCGATTCGACCGCACGCTCGCCGGTGTTGAGCAGCATGAAGCAGCCCGTGCCGTAGGTGTTCTTGGCCATGCCCGGCTTGAAGCAGGCCTGGCCGAACAGCGCCGACTGCTGGTCGCCGGCGATGCCGCCGATGGTGAGCGGCGCGCCCAGCCAGTCGGCATCGGTCTGGCCGAAGCGATGGGCCGACGGGTGCACCTCCGGTAGCAGGCTCGGGTGGATGTCGAGCGCGCGCATCAGGTCGGCATCCCACTGGCCGGTGTGGATGTTCCACAGCAGGGTGCGCGAGGCGTTGGACACGTCGGTCACGTGCAGGCGGCCGCGCGTGAGTTGCCACACCAGCCAGCAGTCGATGGTGCCGAAGGCGAGCTCGCCGCGCGCGGCGCGTTCGCGGGCGCCGTCCACGTGGTCGAGGATCCAGCGCAGCTTGGTGCCCGAGAAGTACGGATCGATCACCAGCCCGGTGCGCTTGCGCACCTCGTCCTCCAGGCCCTCGGCGCGCAGCCGTTCGCAGATCGCCTCGGTGCGGCGGTCCTGCCAGACGATGGCATTGAAGATGGGGCGGCCGGTGGCGCGCTCCCACACCACGGTGGTCTCGCGCTGGTTGGTGATGCCGAGCGCGGCCATGTCGGCGGCGCCCAGCCTGGCCTGTTCGAGCGCGGCGCGGCAGGTGGCGAGCTGGCTGTTCCAGATGTCGAGCGGATCGTGCTCGACCCAGCCGGGCTGCGGAAAATGCTGCGGAAACTCCTGCTGGGCACTGGCGACGATCTGGCCGGCGCGGTTGAACACGATGGCACGCGAACTGGACGTGCCCTGGTCGAGCGCGAGGAGGTATTCCATAAGGCAGTGGCTTCGATGCGCTGGGGCGAGCCGGTCCTGACCGATCCGCTCCGGCTGGGTTTGATGCGGTGATGCGAAAGCATAGCCCGCCGGCGGCGGGCCTGCGAATGGGGGATGGGGACGGTCCCGATGGCGCGGGGCCGCCGGGACCGTCCCGCCCGCGCGCGTCAGCGCACGCGGCCGTCCTTCCAGGCGGCCAGCAGCTTGTCGTAGGCCACCGTCTCGCCCTTCGGGCGCTCGTTGTCGAGCTTCTTCCACGGCGCGTGCTCGGCCGACAGCCACTTGCCCGGGTCGCCTTCCGGGTTCAGCTTGGGCGCGCAGTTCTTCATGCCGGCGCGCTGCAGGCGGCCCATCACCTGGTCCATTTCCTTGGCCAGGTTGTCCATGGCGCCTTGCTTGCCGGCCTGCGTCGGCCCGAGCAGCACGTTGATGGCGCAGGGCGCCAGCCGCACGCTGGTCGGGTACAGATGGGTCTGTGCGCCGGTCATGGCCGTGACCTGGTCCAGTTCCAGAATCAATTGCGTCTCCCTTCTTTTTCGGTTCAGCTAGGTTGACTGTGGGTCGAGGGCAGAATGTGAAGTGCGTGCCGCCGCAAATCGAGCCTCATGCCGAGCTTTGCCGCGCAGTGGACAGGTTGCAAAGCCGGTGTTGGCGCGGGTTTCCAAAGCTCTGCGGAAAGGTCGGCAAATCACGGCTGCGATTTTTCCCCCACAATGACCCACAGGAAAGTCTGAAGGCCCCTTTTTTCTTGTGTGTCTTGCCGGGCGCGGCGGCTCAGGGCGCGCGCAGCGCCTCCGGATCGGCCTCGGCAGTCGGCGGGTGCCGCGTCAGCCAGGCTTCCAGGCGGCCGCGGTCGGCCTCGGCGGCGTACAGGCCCAGCTTGGTCCGCCGCCACAGGATGTCCTGCGCCGTGCGGGCCCATTCGTACTCGATCAGGTAGCGGATCTCGGCTTCGTACAGGCCGGGCGTGACCTCCGCGCCCAGGTCGTCCAGCCGCGCCGCGCCCGCGAGCAGCGTGGTCACGCGCGTGCCGTACTGGTGCGCATAGCGCTTCGCCAGCCTGGATGGCAGCCATGGCAAACGTTTTTGCAGGCGGGTCACAAAATCGGCGAAGGTGTACTGCCTGACCAGTTGGCCGGGCGCCTCCAGATCGCCGCCGGGCAGGGCGGCCGTGGCCGTCCACGACGGCGCGCCCGCCGCCGGCAGGTGCGGCGCCAGCTTGTCCAGCGCTTCCTCGGCCAGCTTGCGGTAGGTGGTGATCTTGCCGCCCCAGACATTGATCAGCGGCGCCGCGCGGCCATCGGCCCCGGTCTCGCATTCGACCAGGTAGTCGCGCGTGATGGCCGACGCGCTGGCGGCGCTGTCATCGAGCAGCGGCCGCACGCCCGAGTAGTTCCACACCACGTCGGCGGGTGTCAGCTGCCGCGCGAAATAGCGGTTGGCCATCTCGCACAGATAGTGGATCTCGCCGGCGTCGATGGCGACCTGGTCCAGCGGACCGGTGTACTCCAGATCCGTCGTGCCGATCAGCGTGAAGTCATCCTGGTACGGGATCGCAAAGACGATCCGCCCGTCCGGGTTCTGGAAGATATAGGCGAACGGATGGTCGAACAGCCGCCGCACGATGATGTGGCTGCCCTTGATGAGGCGCAGGCCGCGCGTGTCCGGCAGCGCGTGCGCCGCCCGGGCGAACTCCGCGGCCCACGGACCGGCCGCGTTGACGATCGCCTTCGCCCGCACGGAGCGGATGCCGTCCGGCCCCGCCAGCGACGCATGCCAGCCGTCGGCGCGGCGCTCCGCGTTCAGGCAGCGGGTGCGGGTGAGGATCTGCGCGCCGCGGTCGGCGGCATCGCGGGCATTGAGCACCACCAGGCGGGCGTCGTCCACCCACCCGTCGGAATAGACGAAGCCGCGCGCAAAGCCGGGCTTGAGCGGCTCGCCCGCCGGATGCTGGGCCAGCCGGACCGCCTCCGAGCCAGGCAGAAAGCGCCGGCGCGCCAGGTGGTCATATAAGAAGAGACCCGCGCGGATCATCCAGGCCGGCCGCTGGCTGCGGTCATGCGGCATCACAAAGCGCAGCGGCCACATGATGTGCGGCGCCATGCGCAGCAGCACCTCGCGCTCCAGCAGCGCCTTGCGCACGAGGCTGAATTCGTAATATTCGAGATAACGCAGCCCGCCGTGGATCAGCTTGGTCGATGCCGAAGAGGTGTGCTGGGCGAGGTCGTCCTTCTCGCACAAGACCACCGACAGGCCACGGCCCACGGCGTCGCGCGCAATGCCGACCCCGTTGATGCCGCCTCCGACCACCAGCAGATCACAGTCCAGATGCGACGCATCGGTGTGGTGCATGGATCAGGTTGGTTTCTGTTGATTTGCGCGTCTTTTGTTGCGAATAGTGACGCGTTGGCGGATAGTGTAGTGAAATGCGAAAATAAAG containing:
- a CDS encoding AGE family epimerase/isomerase, producing MLPSFSTSVLPGTIELPDAAAALEAFDRHYDDVLLPMWLGPGWNAQAGLCYEALVAEGDRLVPATTSRYRAMACARQLYTFARASVLSKRHAAVCAERAAALCHALDTRFRDTIHGGWLFAIDSALAPHDTTKDLYTHAFVLFAAAHWLAVSDDPRAAALMEEAHDVVSRRFVREGAMPLPVAAMDAAFAAPLAGVEQNPVMHLTEAYLAAAALPDAPAWAEAGVHTLAEGMAARFVDARTGCITELPIDRADTDNRIEPGHQFEWFYLVRAHADVFTRSEAGRQLADTLGRAVDTACRRGVAAETQGVCLSLELDGGMRDASQRIWAQTEYGRALSLCSETHGTLLASTLSLWSARFLHERGWHEVIDAAGHCLRADMPSSTPYHITTFYEAVRAALAARPTVVPQAVE
- a CDS encoding glucan biosynthesis protein, with amino-acid sequence MHRRDLLKQLAAGFLALAPGLTPTTASAMSPASAATEPFDEAWLRRRARALAAGPYRKRNTALPPPLAALGWDAYQSIGARADHALWAGQSLPFDARFFHLGLFFKSPVRMHEVVDGQSRVIAYDPAMFDYGKSGLDHAALPADLGFAGFRLTTRADPTRDVAAFLGASYFRAVGGQWQYGMSARGLAIDTGLRRAEEFPDFTEFWLVRPAPDADTLRVYALLDAPSVAGAYRFDIRPGDTLVMDVQATLFVRKPIERLGIAPLTSMFLYGENDRTDRAGDRRSAARRWRASDWRPEIHDSDGLAIWRGSGEWIWRPLANPPALRSQRFADDGPRGFGLLQRDRNPDHYQDDGVFYEKRPSVWVEPAHGWGEGAVELVELSAADETFDNIVAFWRPAVAPQTGQELAFGYRLSWGAQPPVAPPLARVVATRTGIGGIVGQPRRHFSWRFVIDFAGGELGRPGRAAVEPVIRVSRGRVEIVSARPLASIDGVRAMFDLVPDAGNAPIELQLTLQSGDRPLSETWAYQWTPPADRAV
- a CDS encoding AbrB/MazE/SpoVT family DNA-binding domain-containing protein — protein: MQVSKWGNSLAIRLPAAVVEALQLHEGDDVEVVIAGERSFGVRRKRSARELFDRIHQYRGKLPADFIFERDQANARD
- a CDS encoding PIN domain-containing protein; the protein is MPATEAFFDSNVVLYLLSADAAKADTAETLLMTGGVVSVQVLNETTHVMRRKLAMPWHAIETVQEAVRAQCRIEPLTLETHELGRRLAERYGLSVYDALIVAAALLAGCNVLYSEDMQHGLVVEQHLRIVNPFSARA
- a CDS encoding DUF1415 domain-containing protein — encoded protein: MPAMTSPALTLLDPPADALNLSTDAAAELVGNVQRWLEDAVIGLNLCPFAKAVHVKQQVRYVVSRATMDGDVLDHLRAEADILRATPAAEIDTTLLIVPALADFFDFHSLTERAEAQLARAGFEGELQLASFHPDFVFADADPDDIANATNRAPAPILHLLREDSIARAAAAVPDAADIYERNIATMERLGPEGWAAMAAQFMPVPKKD
- the glpK gene encoding glycerol kinase GlpK yields the protein MEYLLALDQGTSSSRAIVFNRAGQIVASAQQEFPQHFPQPGWVEHDPLDIWNSQLATCRAALEQARLGAADMAALGITNQRETTVVWERATGRPIFNAIVWQDRRTEAICERLRAEGLEDEVRKRTGLVIDPYFSGTKLRWILDHVDGARERAARGELAFGTIDCWLVWQLTRGRLHVTDVSNASRTLLWNIHTGQWDADLMRALDIHPSLLPEVHPSAHRFGQTDADWLGAPLTIGGIAGDQQSALFGQACFKPGMAKNTYGTGCFMLLNTGERAVESRNGLISTAACQRGSQRSYALEGSVFVGGAVVQWLRDGLRAIQRSADVEGLAASVPDSGGVVFVPSFTGLGAPYWDPTAQGAIVGLSRGTTIGHIARAALESIAFQSTALLQAMTRDAVSAITELRVDGGASANNLLLQFQADLLGIPVVRPEIIETTALGAAYLAGIATGFYRSEDEVARQWRASRTFHPVISRDEAQHRMAQWEMAVAQVRLPTTHGH
- the glpD gene encoding glycerol-3-phosphate dehydrogenase, with the protein product MHHTDASHLDCDLLVVGGGINGVGIARDAVGRGLSVVLCEKDDLAQHTSSASTKLIHGGLRYLEYYEFSLVRKALLEREVLLRMAPHIMWPLRFVMPHDRSQRPAWMIRAGLFLYDHLARRRFLPGSEAVRLAQHPAGEPLKPGFARGFVYSDGWVDDARLVVLNARDAADRGAQILTRTRCLNAERRADGWHASLAGPDGIRSVRAKAIVNAAGPWAAEFARAAHALPDTRGLRLIKGSHIIVRRLFDHPFAYIFQNPDGRIVFAIPYQDDFTLIGTTDLEYTGPLDQVAIDAGEIHYLCEMANRYFARQLTPADVVWNYSGVRPLLDDSAASASAITRDYLVECETGADGRAAPLINVWGGKITTYRKLAEEALDKLAPHLPAAGAPSWTATAALPGGDLEAPGQLVRQYTFADFVTRLQKRLPWLPSRLAKRYAHQYGTRVTTLLAGAARLDDLGAEVTPGLYEAEIRYLIEYEWARTAQDILWRRTKLGLYAAEADRGRLEAWLTRHPPTAEADPEALRAP